In Candidatus Hydrogenedentota bacterium, a single genomic region encodes these proteins:
- a CDS encoding ATP-dependent Clp protease ATP-binding subunit, with protein MWERFTERAKRVVSAAREEATRLGSEYVRTEHILLGLCREPDGIAARALENLGVDIESLALEIEQQVQRGNAVVSSEEIAFTPRAKKVLELAVEEARRFNHSYIGTEHILLGLVKEGEGIAAKVLQDMKVDLDRIQTEVIRLLGDQGKSGGPQPATSKKSQTPALDTFGRDLTALAREGKLDPVIGRESEIERVIQILSRRTKNNPVLIGEAGVGKTAIVEGLAQAVVNGDVPDLLLNRRVLTLDLAGVVAGTKYRGQFEERLKSVMKEIRRADNIILFIDELHTIVGAGAAEGAVDAANMLKPALARGELQCIGATTMDEYRKHIEKDAALARRFQTIIVDAPSVEQTIEIIKGLRDKYEAHHRVKFADDAIVAAARLSHQYITDRYLPDKAVDVIDEAGSRARLQVTTRPLALKDIEQQIEKVTQEKEAAIRRQEYERAASLRDKERTLIGELEEKKRDWERKRDSAETIVTDEDIAFIVSKWTGVPLTKLEESESSRLLRMRDELRKSVIGQEEAIDAITRAIQRSRAGLRNTRRPVGSFLLLGPTGVGKTLLAKSLASFLFGNEDALITIDMSEYMEKFAVSRLGGAPPGYVGYNEGGQLTEQVRRRPYSVVLFDEIEKAHPDVFNILLQVLEDGHMTDSTGRKVDFRNTVIVMTSNIGARRIGRSTTVGFQRESKESEFKEMRSRVMEEVKKVFNPEFLNRVDEVVVFHRLTQEELLRIVDIHVAEVIERVGEKGYELYLTDEAKEFLVREGSDEQYGARPLRRAVQQFVEDPLSELLLKGEYMPGMRIEVRPSEMANKLEFEPLIPIAEGVTQ; from the coding sequence CGATTTACCGAACGAGCCAAGCGCGTCGTAAGCGCAGCGCGTGAAGAAGCGACCCGTTTGGGAAGCGAGTACGTACGAACCGAGCACATTCTCTTGGGTTTGTGCCGTGAGCCGGATGGCATCGCGGCGCGGGCGTTGGAGAATCTGGGCGTCGACATCGAATCGCTCGCGCTCGAAATCGAGCAGCAGGTCCAGCGCGGCAACGCGGTGGTGTCGAGCGAGGAGATTGCATTCACGCCGCGCGCGAAGAAGGTGCTTGAATTGGCCGTCGAAGAGGCGCGCCGGTTTAACCACAGCTACATTGGCACCGAGCACATCCTTTTGGGCCTGGTGAAAGAAGGCGAAGGGATTGCGGCGAAGGTGCTGCAGGACATGAAGGTGGATTTGGACCGAATTCAGACGGAGGTCATCCGTTTGCTTGGAGACCAGGGCAAATCGGGCGGTCCGCAACCTGCTACCAGCAAGAAGTCGCAGACGCCCGCGCTGGACACGTTTGGCAGGGACCTTACGGCCTTGGCGCGCGAAGGGAAGCTGGACCCCGTCATTGGGCGCGAATCGGAAATCGAGCGCGTTATACAGATATTGAGCCGCCGCACGAAGAACAATCCGGTGTTGATCGGCGAGGCGGGCGTCGGCAAGACGGCGATCGTGGAAGGATTGGCGCAGGCGGTTGTGAACGGCGACGTACCGGACTTGTTGCTCAACCGGCGCGTGCTTACGCTCGACCTTGCGGGTGTTGTGGCGGGCACGAAGTACCGGGGCCAGTTCGAGGAACGCTTGAAGTCGGTCATGAAAGAGATTCGCCGGGCGGACAACATCATTTTGTTCATCGACGAATTGCACACGATTGTCGGAGCGGGCGCGGCGGAAGGCGCGGTGGATGCCGCGAACATGTTGAAGCCTGCGTTGGCGCGCGGCGAATTGCAGTGCATCGGCGCGACGACCATGGATGAATACCGCAAGCACATCGAGAAGGACGCGGCGTTGGCGCGGCGGTTCCAGACGATTATCGTGGATGCGCCCAGCGTGGAGCAGACCATCGAGATTATCAAGGGGTTGCGGGACAAGTACGAGGCGCATCACCGCGTCAAGTTTGCGGACGACGCGATTGTGGCCGCGGCGCGACTTTCGCACCAGTACATTACGGATCGCTACCTGCCGGACAAGGCCGTGGACGTTATCGACGAAGCGGGTAGTCGCGCGCGGTTGCAGGTGACGACGCGTCCGCTGGCGCTGAAAGACATCGAGCAGCAAATCGAGAAGGTCACGCAGGAGAAGGAGGCGGCCATCCGCCGGCAAGAATATGAGCGGGCGGCGAGTCTGCGCGACAAAGAGCGCACCCTGATTGGGGAACTCGAAGAGAAGAAGCGCGATTGGGAGCGCAAGCGCGATTCGGCGGAGACGATCGTCACCGATGAAGACATCGCTTTCATCGTGTCGAAGTGGACGGGCGTGCCGCTGACCAAGCTTGAAGAGAGCGAATCGTCGCGATTGCTGCGCATGCGCGACGAACTGCGCAAATCCGTCATTGGGCAGGAAGAAGCCATCGACGCGATCACGCGCGCGATTCAACGTTCGCGGGCCGGGCTCCGCAATACGCGGCGGCCGGTGGGTTCGTTCTTGTTGCTTGGGCCGACGGGCGTAGGCAAGACGCTGCTCGCGAAGAGTCTCGCGTCGTTCCTGTTTGGCAATGAAGACGCGCTCATCACGATCGACATGTCAGAGTACATGGAAAAGTTTGCGGTGTCGCGGTTGGGCGGGGCGCCTCCCGGATACGTTGGCTATAACGAAGGCGGCCAGCTCACGGAGCAGGTGCGGAGGCGGCCGTATTCGGTGGTGCTGTTCGACGAAATCGAGAAGGCGCACCCGGATGTGTTCAACATTCTCTTGCAGGTGCTTGAAGACGGGCACATGACGGATTCTACAGGCCGCAAGGTCGACTTCCGCAATACGGTCATCGTGATGACCAGCAATATTGGGGCGCGGCGGATTGGCCGGTCGACCACGGTAGGATTCCAGCGCGAATCGAAAGAGAGCGAATTCAAGGAAATGCGCTCCCGAGTGATGGAAGAAGTGAAGAAAGTGTTTAATCCGGAGTTCTTGAACCGGGTGGACGAAGTGGTTGTATTCCATCGGCTGACCCAGGAAGAGTTGTTGCGGATCGTTGACATTCACGTGGCAGAAGTGATAGAACGCGTTGGGGAAAAAGGCTATGAGCTGTACCTGACGGACGAGGCGAAGGAATTCCTGGTCCGCGAAGGCAGCGACGAGCAGTATGGTGCTCGCCCGTTGCGTCGAGCGGTACAGCAATTTGTCGAAGATCCGTTATCTGAGTTGTTGTTGAAAGGCGAGTATATGCCTGGGATGCGGATTGAAGTGCGCCCGTCGGAGATGGCGAACAAGCTGGAATTTGAGCCGTTAATACCTATAGCGGAAGGTGTAACTCAGTGA